A genomic window from Dechloromonas sp. A34 includes:
- a CDS encoding primosomal protein N', with amino-acid sequence MPVLRVALDLPLHRLFDYIAPSATLADAGLRVRVPFGRGEKIGVIVEVVDTSDWPLEQLKPAGEILRDLLPLPADFFALCEFASTYYQAAFGEVVMQALPAGLKRIAPPSRRKARTVAPVAAVAPPALTAEQSVAVAAVASDGGFSAYLLHGVTGSGKTEVYLRLIERTLAAGKQVLLLVPEINLTPQLEGRVRARFPAAGIVSLHSELAEAARERNWLAASAGEAEIVLGTRLAIFTPLPALGLIVIDEEHDPSFKQQDGMRYSARDVGVFRAHQLGIPILLGSATPSLESWANAQNGRYGLINLRQRANPQATLPRVKMIDTRRIVLKEGVSEPLIAAIKQRLERGEQSLVFLNRRGYAPVLACPACGWVSRCTRCAANMVLHLADRRLRCHHCGLEHRVPKACPTCGNQDIHPFGRGTQRLEGWLQEQFPEARVVRVDRDSVKSRKQWEAMLERIHGGDADILVGTQMLAKGHDFPNLTLVGALGADSALFAADWRAPERLFAQLMQVAGRAGRAELKGEVLIQTEYPDHPLYAALVAHDYPGFAASMLKEREQAGFPPYAFQAMLRAEAPEMADAIAFLKAAAALPEVAEHDNVMIYDPVPMKMSRLANLERGQLLAESFSRPALQAFLPHWREAVDGLKAPSKLRWHLEVDPFEF; translated from the coding sequence ATGCCCGTCTTACGCGTCGCTCTCGATTTGCCGCTCCACCGTCTGTTCGACTATATCGCCCCGTCGGCCACGCTTGCGGACGCCGGCCTGCGGGTGCGCGTGCCGTTCGGCCGGGGCGAGAAAATCGGCGTCATCGTCGAAGTGGTCGACACCAGCGACTGGCCGCTGGAGCAACTGAAGCCGGCCGGCGAAATCCTCCGCGATCTCTTGCCTTTGCCCGCCGATTTCTTTGCCCTCTGTGAGTTTGCCAGCACTTACTATCAGGCTGCGTTCGGCGAAGTGGTGATGCAGGCCTTGCCGGCCGGTTTGAAACGGATCGCGCCACCGAGTCGCCGCAAGGCGCGCACGGTGGCTCCTGTCGCGGCGGTCGCACCGCCGGCCCTGACCGCGGAACAGTCGGTGGCAGTTGCCGCGGTCGCCAGCGATGGCGGTTTTTCCGCCTACTTGTTGCATGGCGTTACCGGCAGCGGCAAGACCGAGGTCTATCTGCGCTTGATCGAGCGCACGCTGGCTGCCGGAAAGCAGGTATTGCTGCTGGTCCCGGAAATCAACCTGACGCCGCAGCTCGAGGGCCGGGTGCGGGCCCGCTTTCCGGCGGCCGGCATCGTCTCGCTGCACAGCGAGCTGGCCGAGGCGGCCCGCGAGCGCAACTGGCTGGCGGCCAGCGCCGGCGAAGCCGAGATCGTGCTCGGCACCCGGCTGGCCATCTTCACCCCGCTGCCGGCCCTCGGTTTGATCGTCATCGACGAGGAACACGACCCGTCCTTCAAGCAGCAGGATGGCATGCGCTACTCGGCCCGCGATGTCGGCGTCTTCCGGGCTCACCAACTGGGCATCCCGATCCTGCTCGGGTCGGCCACGCCCTCGCTCGAATCGTGGGCCAACGCGCAGAACGGGCGTTATGGCTTGATCAACTTGCGTCAGCGGGCCAATCCGCAGGCGACCCTGCCCAGGGTCAAAATGATCGATACCCGGCGGATCGTCCTCAAGGAAGGCGTCAGTGAGCCGCTGATCGCGGCGATCAAGCAACGCCTGGAGCGCGGCGAGCAGAGTCTGGTTTTTCTTAACCGCCGCGGTTACGCGCCGGTGCTGGCCTGTCCGGCCTGCGGCTGGGTGTCGCGCTGCACGCGCTGCGCCGCCAACATGGTGCTGCACCTGGCCGACCGCCGCTTGCGCTGCCACCACTGCGGTCTCGAACACCGCGTGCCGAAGGCCTGTCCGACTTGCGGCAACCAGGATATCCATCCCTTCGGTCGCGGCACGCAGCGCCTCGAAGGCTGGCTCCAGGAGCAGTTTCCCGAGGCCCGCGTCGTGCGCGTCGACCGCGATTCGGTGAAGAGCCGCAAGCAGTGGGAAGCCATGCTCGAACGGATTCATGGCGGCGACGCCGATATTCTGGTCGGGACGCAGATGCTGGCCAAGGGCCACGATTTCCCGAATCTGACCCTGGTCGGCGCGTTGGGTGCGGATTCCGCGCTGTTCGCTGCCGACTGGCGGGCGCCGGAGCGGCTGTTCGCCCAGCTGATGCAGGTTGCCGGGCGGGCCGGGCGGGCCGAACTGAAAGGCGAGGTGCTGATCCAGACCGAGTATCCGGATCATCCCTTGTACGCGGCGCTGGTCGCCCACGACTATCCCGGCTTTGCCGCCTCCATGCTCAAGGAACGCGAACAGGCCGGCTTCCCGCCTTATGCCTTCCAGGCGATGTTGCGCGCCGAGGCACCGGAGATGGCCGATGCCATCGCCTTCCTGAAGGCCGCCGCCGCCTTGCCGGAGGTGGCGGAGCACGACAACGTGATGATCTACGATCCGGTGCCGATGAAGATGTCGCGCCTGGCCAACCTGGAACGCGGCCAGTTGCTGGCCGAATCCTTCTCGCGCCCGGCCCTGCAGGCCTTTCTGCCGCACTGGCGCGAGGCGGTCGACGGCCTCAAGGCGCCGTCGAAACTGCGCTGGCATCTCGAGGTCGATCCTTTCGAATTCTGA
- a CDS encoding MFS transporter, whose product MTYPDARSLWIRLFLPFAAGYFLSYLYRTANAVIGPVLARELDLGDNALGLLTSTYFLAFGAAQLPLGMLLDRFGPRRVEAGLLLIAAAGAASFGLADGLGGLALGRALIGLGVSACLMASFKAFAQWFPPERQASLTGWIMASGGLGALAASKPLELALGFASWREIALGLAVATLAVAALIGFLAPDKESEEKGTGIAAQLAGVKTVFSSRHFWRYAPMGFWFTGGFMAVQGLWASRWMTVLEGMDGAAIAIRLTWLSGAMLAGFLFMGFFATKLVHRGIKLERVYLGAMVVAIALLALISSRPTFAGNLLWPVLGICFSLSNISYSLVSQAFPSNLSGRANTALNLLVFAGAFGLQWGIGGLVDALQAAGWATDAAFRAAFFTLLGGQLLALGWLFVSARRG is encoded by the coding sequence GTGACTTACCCCGATGCCCGCAGCCTGTGGATCAGGCTCTTCCTGCCGTTTGCGGCCGGCTATTTCCTATCCTACCTCTATCGCACCGCCAATGCCGTGATCGGCCCGGTCCTCGCTCGCGAGCTGGATCTCGGCGACAACGCGCTCGGCCTGCTGACCAGCACCTATTTCCTCGCCTTCGGTGCCGCCCAGTTGCCGCTGGGCATGCTGCTCGACCGCTTCGGGCCGCGCCGGGTCGAAGCCGGACTGCTGCTGATCGCGGCTGCTGGCGCTGCCAGCTTCGGCCTGGCCGACGGCCTGGGCGGCCTGGCGCTCGGCCGCGCCTTGATCGGCCTTGGCGTCTCGGCCTGCCTGATGGCGTCGTTCAAGGCCTTCGCCCAATGGTTTCCGCCCGAACGCCAGGCGTCCTTGACCGGCTGGATCATGGCTTCCGGCGGACTCGGCGCGCTGGCCGCCTCCAAGCCGCTGGAACTGGCGCTCGGCTTCGCCAGCTGGCGCGAAATCGCCCTCGGCCTGGCCGTGGCGACGCTGGCAGTCGCCGCGCTGATCGGCTTCCTCGCCCCCGACAAGGAGAGCGAGGAAAAAGGTACCGGCATCGCGGCGCAACTGGCCGGCGTCAAGACCGTCTTCTCGAGCCGCCATTTCTGGCGCTATGCACCAATGGGTTTCTGGTTCACCGGCGGCTTCATGGCCGTCCAGGGCCTGTGGGCCTCGCGCTGGATGACCGTCCTCGAAGGCATGGACGGCGCCGCCATCGCCATCCGCCTGACCTGGCTGAGCGGCGCCATGCTCGCCGGTTTCCTGTTCATGGGCTTCTTCGCCACCAAGCTGGTCCACCGCGGGATCAAGCTAGAACGCGTCTACCTCGGGGCCATGGTCGTCGCTATCGCCCTGCTCGCCTTGATCAGCAGCCGACCGACCTTTGCCGGCAACCTGCTGTGGCCGGTCCTCGGCATCTGCTTCTCGCTGTCCAACATTTCCTATTCGCTGGTCTCCCAGGCCTTTCCCAGCAACCTTTCGGGACGCGCCAACACCGCCCTCAACCTGCTGGTCTTTGCCGGCGCCTTCGGCTTGCAATGGGGTATCGGCGGACTGGTTGATGCGCTGCAGGCGGCCGGCTGGGCGACCGACGCCGCCTTCCGCGCCGCCTTCTTTACCCTGCTAGGCGGCCAGCTGCTGGCCCTCGGCTGGCTGTTTGTCTCCGCCCGGCGAGGCTGA
- a CDS encoding MOSC domain-containing protein, whose product MAHISLFIGGIRPLPESGRPSGIYKQAVHQALTIGVDGLAGDQQADRRVHGGPEKAVHLYPAGHFARLAARFPEAAPQLVPGSMGENISTPDLDESDVRIGDIWQLGGARLQVCQPRSPCWKIDERFACDGMAAFIAEERLTGWYWRVLTPGQVAPGDPLLLEQAAAACSLAEAMLLWQAHRPPLADLEKLAALPGIAGQWKQKIENRVRWLAQQAQQ is encoded by the coding sequence ATGGCACATATCTCCCTGTTTATCGGCGGCATCCGGCCGCTCCCTGAATCCGGCCGCCCGAGCGGCATCTACAAGCAAGCGGTCCACCAGGCGCTGACCATCGGCGTCGACGGTCTGGCCGGCGACCAGCAGGCCGACCGCCGTGTCCATGGCGGTCCGGAAAAGGCCGTCCATCTCTACCCCGCCGGCCATTTCGCTCGGCTCGCCGCCCGCTTCCCCGAGGCTGCGCCGCAACTCGTCCCCGGCAGCATGGGCGAAAACATCTCGACCCCCGATCTCGACGAAAGCGACGTCCGGATCGGCGACATCTGGCAACTCGGCGGCGCCCGCCTGCAGGTCTGCCAGCCACGCAGCCCGTGCTGGAAAATCGACGAACGTTTCGCCTGCGATGGCATGGCCGCCTTCATCGCCGAGGAGCGGCTGACCGGCTGGTACTGGCGGGTTCTGACGCCCGGCCAGGTCGCCCCCGGCGACCCGCTGCTGCTGGAACAAGCAGCCGCTGCCTGCTCGCTGGCCGAAGCGATGCTGCTCTGGCAGGCCCATCGCCCGCCGCTGGCCGATCTCGAAAAACTGGCTGCGTTACCCGGTATCGCCGGCCAGTGGAAACAAAAGATCGAGAACCGGGTCAGATGGCTCGCTCAACAAGCCCAACAATAA
- a CDS encoding ROK family protein has protein sequence MLRIGIDLGGTKIEVVALADDGQALLRRRIPTPQGEYMATLMAVAGLVETVENELGRRGSVGIAIPGAESPASGLIKNANSTCLIGKPLRRDLQAVLQRPVRLANDANCFALSEAVDGSGHDAEVIFGVILGTGVGGGIVVNRQVLSGANAISGEWGHNPLPLPGPDDLPLPPCYCGRQGCIETYLSGPALAVDHWVRTGQSLDAVAIAAHAASGDAACEASLQRYEARLGKALAGVINLLDPQVIVLGGGLSNLQRLYSNLPAACWPYVFSDTCLTRIVPPSHGDSSGVRGAAWLWD, from the coding sequence ATGTTACGTATCGGGATCGATCTTGGGGGAACGAAGATAGAAGTCGTCGCGCTGGCCGATGACGGCCAGGCCTTGCTGCGCCGCCGCATCCCAACGCCACAGGGCGAATACATGGCAACGCTGATGGCCGTGGCCGGGCTGGTCGAAACGGTCGAGAACGAACTTGGTCGGCGCGGCTCGGTCGGCATCGCCATCCCGGGAGCCGAGTCACCGGCCAGCGGCCTGATCAAGAATGCAAACTCGACCTGCCTGATCGGCAAGCCCCTGCGCCGGGATTTGCAGGCCGTTCTGCAGCGCCCGGTCCGTCTGGCCAACGACGCCAACTGCTTTGCGCTCTCCGAAGCCGTCGACGGCAGCGGGCACGATGCGGAGGTCATCTTCGGCGTCATCCTCGGCACCGGGGTTGGCGGCGGCATCGTCGTCAACCGGCAGGTGCTGAGCGGCGCCAACGCCATTTCCGGCGAATGGGGGCACAACCCCCTGCCTCTGCCCGGGCCCGACGATTTGCCGCTACCGCCGTGCTACTGCGGCCGGCAAGGCTGCATCGAAACCTATCTCAGCGGCCCGGCACTGGCCGTCGACCATTGGGTGCGGACGGGACAATCGCTCGATGCCGTGGCCATCGCCGCCCACGCTGCCAGCGGCGATGCAGCCTGTGAAGCGTCGCTGCAACGCTACGAAGCGCGCCTGGGAAAAGCGCTGGCCGGCGTCATCAACCTGCTCGACCCGCAGGTCATCGTGCTCGGCGGCGGCCTGTCCAACCTGCAGCGCCTCTATAGCAACCTGCCGGCCGCCTGTTGGCCGTACGTTTTTTCGGATACCTGCCTAACCCGTATCGTGCCGCCGAGCCATGGCGACTCATCGGGAGTACGCGGCGCGGCGTGGCTGTGGGATTGA
- a CDS encoding tyrosine-type recombinase/integrase, translating to MGKLTDLQIKAWIRAEKPIAGKSDGDGLTFTRSEAGTNSWVLRYRYGGKAKECTIGNYPDLGISEARSEAALLRAKVDRGIDVASEKRKEKLAQRTAQSVENLALQYLELAGPKLKESTKKEVARYIDKDILPRIGKTPAAEITAREIVYVVEQVAKRSHSVARRTFETLSVIFSFGVARYAVPRNPCADLKVAAIIGEAKPRRPRVNLSEEELRIILPMAQELGKENALAIKILLATCTRKSELIKARWQDIDNGLWTIPAENAKNKKAFVIPLAPTVSGWFDELRTFAENSKFVLPARKNGYGKKRDTISTSTLNAALDRIQLGVREFSPHDLRSTARSHLAAMGVNIIVAERCLNHDLGNLISIYDKHDYLDERRRALETWATFLQDCETGEKSDRSNVISLHGIA from the coding sequence ATGGGAAAACTAACTGATCTACAGATCAAGGCTTGGATTAGGGCTGAAAAGCCAATAGCCGGAAAAAGTGACGGCGACGGCCTCACCTTCACCCGCTCCGAAGCTGGTACAAACTCATGGGTTCTTCGTTACCGCTATGGTGGCAAGGCCAAGGAATGCACCATTGGGAACTACCCAGATTTGGGGATCAGTGAAGCGAGAAGCGAAGCCGCATTGCTACGCGCCAAAGTTGATCGCGGAATTGACGTTGCTTCAGAGAAGCGCAAAGAGAAGTTAGCGCAGCGTACAGCGCAAAGCGTTGAAAACCTTGCCCTGCAATATCTGGAACTTGCAGGCCCAAAGCTAAAGGAAAGCACCAAGAAAGAAGTCGCTCGCTATATTGATAAAGACATCCTTCCCCGAATCGGAAAAACTCCAGCAGCGGAAATTACGGCTAGGGAAATCGTCTATGTTGTCGAGCAAGTTGCCAAACGTTCCCATTCAGTGGCCCGGCGCACCTTTGAAACCCTATCAGTCATCTTCTCATTTGGCGTTGCACGGTACGCAGTGCCAAGAAACCCATGCGCCGACCTCAAGGTGGCTGCAATTATTGGGGAAGCAAAGCCAAGACGGCCACGCGTAAATCTAAGCGAAGAAGAGCTTCGAATCATCCTTCCAATGGCACAGGAACTCGGCAAGGAAAATGCGCTAGCTATCAAAATATTGTTAGCGACATGTACTCGCAAAAGTGAGCTAATAAAAGCAAGGTGGCAAGATATCGACAATGGCCTTTGGACCATCCCAGCAGAAAACGCAAAGAACAAGAAAGCGTTTGTAATACCTCTTGCCCCTACCGTCTCTGGTTGGTTTGATGAATTGCGCACCTTCGCGGAAAACAGCAAATTTGTGTTGCCCGCACGAAAAAATGGTTATGGAAAAAAGCGCGATACGATTTCCACAAGCACACTTAACGCCGCCCTTGATCGAATACAACTTGGCGTAAGGGAATTTTCACCGCACGACCTGCGCTCAACCGCGCGAAGCCACTTAGCTGCGATGGGGGTAAACATCATAGTAGCCGAGCGCTGCCTCAATCATGACTTAGGAAACCTAATATCAATCTACGACAAACACGACTACCTCGATGAACGCCGCCGTGCATTGGAGACATGGGCAACTTTTCTGCAAGATTGCGAAACAGGGGAAAAATCTGACAGGTCCAATGTTATCTCGTTACACGGCATTGCATAA
- a CDS encoding DUF1840 domain-containing protein: MLVTFTSSETGEILMFAEAARPLLQAMGKATTARGTFTRDEMAAAAERLRQAVKGHETPPPDRENADGTKEPVVVLGQRAWPLIDMLERTARGGPKANIVWKAAADF; encoded by the coding sequence ATGCTGGTGACATTTACTTCAAGCGAGACCGGCGAGATCCTGATGTTTGCCGAAGCGGCGCGCCCCCTGTTGCAGGCGATGGGCAAGGCGACGACGGCGCGTGGGACCTTTACCCGGGATGAAATGGCGGCCGCGGCGGAGCGCTTGCGCCAGGCCGTCAAAGGCCATGAAACGCCGCCGCCGGACCGCGAAAACGCCGATGGCACCAAGGAACCGGTCGTCGTCCTCGGTCAGCGGGCCTGGCCGCTGATCGACATGCTCGAGCGCACGGCCCGTGGTGGCCCGAAGGCCAATATCGTCTGGAAGGCGGCGGCTGATTTCTGA